Genomic window (Bacteroidia bacterium):
AACCGCCTAAAGGAGTTAAATAACTAATCCAACATGTGCGTGGCCGGATGCTTACCTCAAATCAAATATCCTTAGGTAAGGAGTACATAGCTGATAAGCAAGGAGTGTTGAATGCGCTTAGTTTTGCGAGCGCACAATATATATACAAGGTCTTAGAAAAACATAATGGGCATAATATTGGAAGGTTCAATCAGAGTGCTACTCGGAAGTTGAAGCGAACAGTAATACATAAAAACGCCCATCTTGATGAGTATTTTGCCGAGTTGCTTTTCCGTGCCATTCTTCCGCCTCATCTCAAGGACATTGAAGTAGAGGAACATGTGTTAATGAGTACAGAGGATGATTCGTATGCTAAACTATCTTGGCCTAATGCTGTGGTATTTGGGATTCGATCTGAAGAAGCTAAAGGGGCAAGGCCTTTGGCCTTTTTTGACGAACATCATGATGATGGCAGTCGTACAGCACCATCATGCAGTCAACTGGTTGCTGAGGAATTTTTGGGTTCTAATATACCTGATTCTATTCAACTAGTGTTGGATGAGGTTAACCATTCGGATGCCAATAGAGGTTCTCATCAATATAACCTTAAAAACTTACTTTCAGGATTTCATGACATGCTGTTCCTTGTAGGAAGGGATAATATTACTAAGGAACCAATTACTAAGTATTTAACCGAGAATTGGAAACGAGCATTATTTGATTCCTGTCTCGCAAGCATGGTATATCTATTTGAGAATCAGTTACTACCTGAATCTCTGGACGACAATGCAAAATTTAAACTGGAAAAGGTAACCAAGAGAAGCATTGACTACTTTATAGCGAATTCTTTGCTTCCTTCTCAGGCGGACAATTTTGAAGATGTTTGCAAGAAGCTTCTTTATAATTTCCGTGTTGGAAATCATGCCACAATTGATAAGGCAGTGTGGAAGGACGACAACGGAGAAGTCGTAGGTAATCAACGAATAATTCTTCATTATGTCTGTTATGCCTTACATAAGTGCTGGGGTGACGCCATTGCAAATCTTATCATGATGCATGTTTGGCAAATGCTTTTTCAGAATCAGATATCATATGAGCAAGTTAGGAAGGAAGTTATAGGACTTTCCGAATCCGTGGTAAAGGAGGTTACTTCGTTCGGAGAAATTCAAAGATTGGATATATCAGAGGTCAAATTTCACCCCCAACAACGTGACATTGATAAGCGAAAAAGAAAATTAGACATGAATTCGCCTTTGCGTGTATATGATGTATCTCTAACGAATCCAAATTTTCCCAATGTTTCTACAGTGCTGAAATCAATCATAAATGCAGATTATGGAGCTGGTGGAAATAACGGATTTGGTATCTTGGTTTATCATGATAAAACATTGAATACCAAATTGATCAATGTAGGTCATACCGTACCAGTTGAAGTATGGGAGGCCCTTTCTATTAAAATTCAAGAAATAGAACCTGATAGATGGTTTCAGTTGAAAGATTCAAAAGGAAACTATGCTGATTTCATTCTTAACCGTACCAAGGCCCATCAAGAAGTTTTACCAACAGAACTTATTGATGCAGAATATCTTGTAAATTTCCTAAGAAAATTGACTTGACGTTCTTCCAACCTTCTGCTACACTCTAATCATATCTGGGCTTCGGCCTCCGAGAACCCTCGCCTTGTGCGGGGGTTCGTTTGTTATGATATACCCTCAAGAATCGGCAAAATATCTTGATGAAGCATGGAAAGAGTAAATTTTGCCCGAAGCAGCCATTGTAGTATGCGGAGCAAATTCTTTATTATCCGCCCCGCTCTTTTTACCAGGAGTCTCTTCCTGCCTTGATCTAATTTTGTAGTCGGAAAAGTCTGTTCCTTCTTAGCCTTGCTTTGCTTCTTTTGATACTTGAAGCTGAAATCGTAGGCCTCATCTTTTATTACAATTTTGATCATTGCCGTTATATTTTATTTTTCAGCAATGATAGAATCGGGAAGGCGGTACCTAAAGGACACTAAAATGGTCTCAATAAGCCGTAAAGGACGATTTGAAACTTTGTATCATTTCGGATATTGTTTGCGATATGGATTCAACTTAATGATATTTAAGCGATTACGTAGCTCAATTGAGGGCTCTCTATTAAGGGACACTGTGGGACAATTTGGTAGAAGTGAGGGACAGTTTCATCTTAAACAAAGCACAGCCCGGGCAAAAGCTATTGCCACCGCAGCTTCTATGATACAATGGTGCAAAAAGCACCATGAAAACTTTAGATTTATTTGAGAACGACACCTTTGAAAAGGTTTTTCTCAACACACAATGGCCATTCGACCGGATGCGGGTATTTGATGATTTTCTTGCCATGATGATTTGCTCTGTTACGAGAAATCCATTTAGCGGCAAATCCTACTATGAGGAAGAATACCTGAGATACATCGAGCCGTATGCAAAGCTTGAGTGCCGATGGCAGTTCCCCAAGCTCTTTAAGGTATTGACCGATCAAATGACTTCGCTGTCGGAAGCGGGAGAGAATTACGATGTCCTGGGTAAGTTTTATGAGAAGCATTTGATGCCTAAAAGCTCCAATATCTTCTTCACTCCCTGGGTGATCTGCACATTCATGGCCCGGAGTTCCATTTTTCATGATGATGAGCAGGATGATAAGTCCAAGGACATTCTTGATCCTGCTTGTGGAAGCGGAAGGATGCTCATGGCAGCCACCCGCGTGGCCAAGAACCCGCTGCACCGCTACTATGGGGTGGATATTGATCCGGTTTGTGCCCGCATGACTGCCCTGAATCTCTTTCTGAGTGGAGTATTTAAGGGAGAAGTAGTTTGCGGAGACACCTTGCGCCCAGATGGGTTCAGGTACGGATATCGTATCTACATGAATCCTATTGGAATCTTTAAGATTGACAAGGTAGAAAAATCAGCGTGTTGGATGAAGATGTATGGCTGACAAACAGCCGAAACCGCCAGGGCAAGAGCTTTGGCGGTTTTTTATTGGCTGAGAATAAGGCTGGCGTATTTGATACGTGCCTCGTGGAAATTTGCAGGGTCTAATGTCCGCACCTTTCTGATAAGGCGTTTGGTGCTAATCAGACGGGCTTGGGTCAGGAGCAGATAAAAGCTCGTTTCGTCAAACCGGTACGCATGGTAGAAGTCGCCTTTCTTTGTTTTGGTGGTTTCAGGCACAATCAAGGCAGTGTCCTTCCCAAACTTTTTCAAGATCAGCACTGGCCGCTCATAGCTTTCATTCTTGCCGTCCACTTCATAACCGATATTGATGCCCAGGCTACACCACCAAATCTCCCGTGGATAGAAATACAGGTTATTGGCCACTTCTTTTTCATGGATGGTTTTCTTTTTTGCATTCCATCCATCAAAGTCTTTTGATGATTTCAACATACAGATATTGTAGCATGTGTTTTCGTTATCCACAGCTACTGGTTTTGGTAAAGGTTTCTTTAGTAAAAACTTTCTTTAGTAATGCGCATTTTTTGCGCAAGTGCCTGTGCAGATTTTTCCCATGTCCTGGGCAATCTTTGCTCATGCTGTGGAGAACCAGTGGAGCGTGTGAATTCAGGGCAAAGCCTGTAATACATCCGTGTTTGGCCTTTGCGTAAGTCGGGTGTGTCCAGCAGGTTCCCGTGCATGTCCAGTACCTCAATCAGCAGTCGGTTCACCAGCTTTTCCACCGCAGTCGTGACAGACCTGCGGGAACAGCCGCTCCGTTTCCGAAGCTGGCTTCCCGCAATCCAATCACGCTTTTTCCTGCGCCCCTCATGTTGCCCATCCACCCAACCAAGCGTTGAGCGAATGATCACCAGGAGAACCTTTAGCTCCACCGCAGAAAGTACAGGTAGGTACTCATCGAGGATTTGATTGGGCACCGGGGTTGTTTGTTGAAGCATAACAAAAAGGGCAAAGCGAAGCTAATCTTCACTTTCCTCCTCCTCATCTTCTAATTGAATGGTGGGCACCTGCTTTTCTTCCGGCTCAATGCAGTGATAGTCCACATCAGGCTGATGAAAAAGCTGCAGGAACATCCTGCCACTTTGGGAGAGTTTTATAATCCCGACCCGGTGCCAGAGGCGCTTTTGTTCGCCCCCGGCAATAAATTCCCGCTTGGAGAATACGTTGAATGCAATCATAGATTTTACGTTACTATTGATAATATGCTGCACGCATCCCAGGGGTGTCCCATTTAATACTATTGTTTTGTGCCGAGGGTGAGACTCGAACTCACGACCCTTCGCTCTTCAGGCGAATGCTCTAACCAACTGAGCTACCTCGGCCTAAGGTTTCTCCCTTGCATAGAGCACTTGTCTCTTCAGTCCGGTGTCGGTACCTTTCTAAAAATTGAGACAAACTTTCCCTGTTTTGTGCAGGTCAGTTTTTACTGACAGATATCATTCTAGTTCGATTGCGACTCCGATGTCAACTCAAGCGGCTGTGGATAAGGAATCTCCTGCTTTATAAAGCGTGGCGTTCATGGCTTTTCGGTGCTGTTCCTTCGCCTTTTTCTGATTCACTGCGATGTAGTACCGCATGGTGGTGGACGGGCTTTCGTGCCGGGCCAGGAACTGCACGGACTTGATGTCCACGCCCCGCTCCAATAGCATGGTGCAGAATGTTCTTCGCCAGATGTGGAAGGTCAATGGTTTTCGTAAGGTGATGCGTTTCTTGAACCTTCTCAGGGCACTTTTGGCGCCCTGCATGTCCAGTCGTTTACATGCTCCATATCCTGAGGTGGTAATAAAAAGTGCGGGGTGGTCATCTTTGCGGTCGTGCAGATACATCTCTATTAGTGCTGTAGCACCCGGAATACCGATCCAGTTGAACTTTTTTGACTTCACATTTTGCACTTGGATTTCTTCATTGTTGAAATCGATGTTTTCAATATCCAGTGATAGGGCTTCTGAGATTCGTAATCCTGCTTTCAGCAATATCTCGAACAGGACACGGAGGCGCAGGTCTGGAAAATGGTTGATGTTGAGCTTACTGAACATGTATTCAATCTCCTGTTGCGTCAGTGAATCTGGGTCGCTGTCCGGCCTTCGGGGAAATGGGATGTCACGCCAGTTCATGCGGGTGGGGATACCCCGTTCCTGAATGTAGCGCATGAACCTGCGAAAAGAGATGAGCGCCCTGCGTTGGGAATAGGTGATATTGCCGTTGAAGTTCTCACTTACCTCCAACTTGATCTTTGATAAATCGTAAAGCGTCAAGGTTTCTACCTCCATGTCGCCAAGGGCAGGAACGATTGCCCTTCGGGCAAAATATTCATGCTTTGCAATGGTTTTATAGGAATAACCTTCTCGTGAAAGGTACTGGTAAAATCCCTGGTATTGATCTTTTATTCTATACATAAAATACAAAAGACCCAGCCAGAGATCAGTCCAGCGGGTCTTTTGCATTGGCACTATAGCATAGTCGAAAGGATGTGTCAAGCGGCAGTAGAACCCATAGCTGATCTCTATCCCTTTCGGGATGGCCCCCTTTCGGGGATCAATGGGTGACTATTAAACTTGTAATGTGCTTTAAGTATAGCAAACTCAATTTAACAAGTCAACTAAACTTTTCAACACTATTAGGCAGGCCTTACAAGAATCCACGTAGTTGCATGTCCATTTCCTCTGGAACATGGGGGAAATGTTTCACCTTTCGACAACGGTATCGTGTTGTCCGAATGAGTAGAACAGCGATACACGCCACTTTGCTGACATTTAGAACCTGTTGAACCAGACATAATTTTAAGAATTTTGTTAGACCGTAAATTTAGACCCAAATTTCTTAAAGCAGGGAATACGTTATCAACAAGTGTGGAGAAATGGGATTCAGGAGTGACGTTCTCACCCTATCCAAGCTGGGTACATCCGTACCCTTGCATCTTGAATAGCGTGCTCACTGGAGGAGGCGAACCACTCTAAAAACCGAGAACCCTTCCGTACCTCCAGGAACCCCAGTTTCCAGAGCCATTCGCGCGGAGGTCGCTCACAGAGAAAGCAAGCCGAGCGGCACATCTGTGCCACTACGGCTCACTTACACTGTTCGCTTGAGGAGGCGAACCACCTTGTGACCGGGAACCTTCCGTTCCTCCAGAATTCCCGGCCCCGAGGCCATTCGCGGGAGATAGGACACCCTTACATTCTCGTAGACAAGGTAAGCGCAAAAGAACATGACTGTAGCCCTACGGGTGGCAATGGATTTTCCCGGCATAAATTCTCCTATCCAGTCCGATTTATTCCAGTTCCTCCCTAACCATCATGATCTTTAAAACTTGTTCGGCTTCTACAAGAAAATAAGGGTAGCGCTGCGCAAGGGAGAAATATTTCAACTGGGCTTATCGCTCTCTATCTCTGTCTTGACCCTTATCGTTGCCCCTGATTCTGCGAAGTTCATCAAACCTGCTTATCTTTCTTGATCTATCATACTCCTCCATTCCTTTTGCCAAAGCTTGATAAAATGGCCAGGCACTATCAATTCCTCTTAGCCTGGCGGCTAAAGAGGGTGCGAACTGAGAAATTAAGAAGCCGTAATTGAAGCCCTTGATATATATTGTATCTTCCTTCATATCTTCATTAAAATGTATCCTTGGCGTGATTCTCCAGATAGGAATATAGGGATTCGCGATCATACAAGATGATTTTCTTTGTTGGTTGCGAGTAACGAATTTCGCCAGAATCTCTAAGTTTTTGCAGGGTTGTCTTGCTTTTTATTCCTAATAAGTTCATTGCCTCATCTGTCACGATCCATCGTTCCTTTACTATGCTATACTTTTCTTTGATTCGGTCTACCACTTCTTCAATTAAGTGATAAAAGGCATCTGTTTCAAGGCAAATTACTTCCATAATTCATGTATCTACCCTAAATATAACTCTTTAACCTATTAAGTTATGAATTTCATGCTAAAAAAGATGCAGAAATTTAAATGAAGAGACTTAGGGTTTTTCCTTAAAGGGTTAATCTATACATATATTTTAACTCGCTCTGCTTATTCTGATGATTTATCAGAAGCTCTGCCAATAAATGAATATCCGATACTGAAAGAGTACCAAGGAATATCATTATAAATCCATGCGCTACCTATTTCCCCTGCTGCTCTATCCCAGCCCATCATTAAGCCAAACTGAAAATCGTCAAATTGAAATACTCCTCCCCAACTGGCTGTGATCCCCAGGACAGTTCCGTCTCCCTTATTAGGTGATGCTGGGTTATTTTCATCGGTAATAGATAGTGTTGCCAACCCTAAAGTGACAAGGGGAAATGATAGATAATAAGGCTCAGTATGACTGAGCCGATATTTAATTCCGATATATCCACCTAAAGTCAGATCAGGTGTAATTTTGATATTGTGGTCAGAGAGTTTTGGGCGAAGTTTGAAGGGCAAGGATAAATTAGCTCCATAAGTAAGACGCGCGTTTGGAGCTTTATAGCTTTTTACAATAAATCCATTTTCTACATAACGATTAAGTTCATTTTCATTAATCCAAAAAAATACATGGTTATCAGAACTATTTACATAGTTACTGCTACCTTTTAATGCAGAAATAGCACCTGTTTCATCTTTGATCGGTAAAAATTTTATTACATAAAAAACGGAATTATCGCTTGGCTCTATTTCCTTTCCTACAATTTTAAATTTTAAAGGTTCTTTCGGAATTTTAACTGTGGGCGTTTTACTCCGAAGGACGGGATCAAAGATTTTAACGTACACTAGACCCGCCACTTGGTAATAAAAGGGATCCTCTATAGTTTGACCCTGATTTTGGCTCAACAACGAGTGGGGTATTAAAGCTGTTAGAAGAGTAAACCACATAATTTTTCTCATGGCATCGATCATTAATTAAACTTGACCCCACGAAATTCTGAATTAAGAACTGATCTTGCAATACTCACTGATGAGTATTTTTGTATTTAAGAAATTGCAACTATCGAGAACAATAGTAGCGACATAGTAATTTCTGAAAACTGTTCTAAACCTTGATCACAGTGTATTTATCCCAAGTGCTCAAACTGCATTAGCGGAAGGATGGGTAAGAAATTTAAAAATAGGTCAAACCATCACTCAATTTCCAGATGTTGTACCTATGTTGTACCCAAAAAAAAGGCGACAGAATCCTGTCGCCTTTAAACCTGTACCCGGAGCGGGACTTGAACCCGCACAGGCATCACTGCCTACAGGATTTTAAGTCCTGCGTGTCTACCAATTCCACCATCCGGGCAAAAATGTTCTGGGTTCAGCGTTCAGGGTTCCGTGTTCAGGGTTTTCCAAAACAAAAATTGGGACTCACATCCCAATTCATCTGAACCTGTAAAAAAATGGAGCGGAAAACGGGACTCGAACCCGCGACCTCAACCTTGGCAAGGTTGCGCTCTACCAACTGAGCTATTTCCGCTTATTAAAAGCTGCGCAAAAGTAGAACATTTTTGAGAACGTGATGAAAGTCCTGCCCAAAAAATTTAGCTCGATTTTGATTGGATGCTTGTCCGCTTTTTGACGTGCCTGGTTCGGCAATCTTACTTTGGGGGGCGGGCAACGGAATAAGTCTTAACGGATTTCAGCAAACGGAGCAGCGGCAGTAGCATTTACTCTTTGGTTTGCCGGTTGAGGTCCTCTATCACTTGCCGCACGCTGCCTGTCTGGAGGAGCATTTCGCGGGCTTCATCATAGCCAATGCCGTAGAGTTCTACGATCATACGGCTGCCGCGGTCTATGAGCTTTTTGTTGCTAAGCTGCATATCCACCATTTTATTGTCGCGCACACGCCCCATCCTCACCATCAGCGCTGTACTGATCATATTGAGCACGAGTTTCTGCGCGGTTCCGGCCTTCATGCGGGTACTGCCGGTCACGAACTCCGGGCCGGTGATGATCTCGATAGGATAGTCAGCAAACATGGCTACAGGGCTGGTGGGATTGCAGGTGATGCATCCTGTGCGGATGCCCTGCTCCTGGCATTGTTTAAGGCCGCCCGCCACGTAGGGTGTGGTGCCAGAGGCCGAAAGTCCCAGCACAAAGTCTTTATCGCTGATATCATGTTCCAGCAGATCCTGCCAGCCGCGCAGGGCATCATCTTCGGCAAATTCCTGGGCCTGGCGAATGGCCGCATCTCCGCCTGCTATTATGCCGACCACCATTCCCTGCGGCACTCCGAAAGTGGGCGGACACTCCGAAGCGTCCAGAATCCCCAGCCGGCCGCTGGTGCCGGAGCCAATGTAGAATAGTCTGCCGCCATTTCGCATTTTCAGGTAAATGGCTTCAGTGAGGTTCGTGATCTCCGGCAGCTTCTCTTCCACCGCATACGCCACCTTTTTGTCTTCCTTGTTCATGTTCTTTTGCAGATCCGAGGTGCTCATCTGCTCCAGATGGCGGTATGCCGAACTTTGTTCTGTTATTTTTTCATCCATATTTATTAATAAAAAAATTGGAATTAAAATATTGAAAGCACTGATTAATGGCTCCAGCTATAGGTTTTATTCCAGTGCAGAAATTTACTGATGGCAAGCGGATTTTTCTCCACCCATTTTTTTGTCTTTTTATCCGATGCATTATTGCTGCTGAAGATCATCATGCTGTAGGCTTCAGCGTGTCCGGCTTTTTTCATATCTGCTAAATAGGGTACATAATGTTCCCAAAAGAAACCGGTATTGTCTTTTTGCTGCTCATCCAGAAACGAAATAAGCATTTCCAGCTTGCGGGAAAACCTGCCTCCCTCACCCAGCTTTTTCCCGATTTTTTTAAATTCTTTGGTTTGATCAAGTGCTTCGATCAGATACATTCCGATTTCAACCGATGAAAAATCGTTGGGTACTTTAACGGTAGAGTCAGATGAAACGGTCATGGTATTGAGGGAAATGGTGATCTCTTTTCTCCCGGATTTTTTCACATTGCCTCCCATCAGGTCCATCAACATTTCGAGGGATTCAGCGGAGCGGGTGCTTTGCGGCTCCAGGGCGAGAAAGCGCAGGGAGGCCAGGATAGCCGGTATTCTCATATCCCGGATGGCAGCGGCAATGGCCAGTGTTCGATGAGAGCTGGCATGATCCGGATTGATGGTAATGGCACGCTCAAAACTCTCCATACAAGCTTCAAATTCTTTTTGTCTGAATTCTGTAATTCCTTTGTTGAAGGGCAATAGATATACATCAGGAAATTTTTCCATTCCCTGGCTGTAAGCCTTGATCGCTTCATCCGGACGCCCCAGAAGATCGAGTGCGCTGCCGTAGGTCACATATACATTCGCTAGCGTTTTCTTTTCAGGATACAGGCGCAGCACCTTTTGGCAAGTGGCTATCGCGCCCTCGTAATCTCCTTTCATAAATTGTGTAATGGCTATTTCAGAAAGTGCTGTATAATCGTTTTCCTCAAGCTTCAGGGCTTCTTCGTATTTAACAAGGGCCTCATCATACTTTCCCTGATCGTGCAATGAAATGCCTTCACGTACCAGCGAAAGCACTTCTTCTTTTTGCGCTGCCAATTCAAGGATAGGAAAGCATAAAAGGAGGAACAGAATGGTAAATCTCATATTTGTTTGCTGTTTTGCCTCTGCCGGTTTCCAGAGGCGTTTTATTATAAATGATTGAAAAGCCGCCTTTTACTGCTTCCTTACCGGATTCCTTATTTCTAAATCGAATTCAGAATAATTGTGGACAAATTTGAAAGTACATTTAACGGCCATTTTTCTTCGGAAGTGCAAACTGCATTTCTCAAGCAGGAGTCGCGCTAACAAGGCTGGAAAAATACATATTTTAACTTTCACCTGCGATGAAAAAGGATTGAGAGCGCTCACCCTGATTCACGGAAATCCATGCTGGCAATCACTTAACGGTTTGCTTGCCACCGGTTTCAGTATTGGATTGAACATTTTCTTTTCTTCCCGGCTTTACAGGCAACACAAACTGAAACGGCAACGATTGGCGCAAGCAAAGATCCTGAAGCAGGTGAGCATCATTTACCTCTGAAAGACTTCTGCTTAGCTTCCTGCCACTATATTTGCCGCCCAAAAATCAAGCGAAAAAACATGAAATACCAAGCCGAAGACCTCTCAGCATTTTCAAAGCAAATTCGTATAGCTGTAGACCGGTATAAGCCCCATCCTTATGAGCGGAATGACATCCGGAACGTAGTGATAGCAGGGCTTGGAGGGTCTGGTATTGCCGGACGAATAGCCCGGAATTACCTGGAAGATGAAATGAAAGTTCCCGTAGAGGTGGTTTCAGAATATAAGCTTCCCGGCTATGTGGGACCGGAAAGCCTGGTGATCCTCAGCTCTTACTCCGGCAATACTGAGGAAACCCTGAGCATGTATGAGGATGCACAAGCCCGCGGCTCCAAATTGATTGCACTGAGTACCGGAGGAAAGCTGCTGGAACTTGCAGAAAAGGCAGGAATCCCTTTTTACAAAGCAGATCCCGGGTATCAGCCACGGATGGCACTGGGATATTCTCTCACGTACTTGCTGCTTATACTGAATGATTTCTCTGCTCAGGAATTTGAAGAGGAACTGCTCCGGGCGGCTGCGGCACTGGAAAATGAGGAGCCATTTATAAAAGAGGCCAAAGGGCTGATGGAGCACTTTCCGGATAAAGGAATGACCATACAGGTGCTGTGCGACCGGCTTACGTATCCTGTGGCGTTGCGGTTTACACAGCAGGTAAATGAAAATGCGAAAGGAGAAGCCTTTGTGGTGCCACTTCCTGAAACCAACCATAACGTGATTGAATCGCATACCGGCAAGCGCCATTCAATGTTCATCATACTGAACGGACACGACCATCCACGGGTTGACCTCCGTTTTACCTTCCTGAAGTCGCTTCTGGAAGAAAAAGAAAATCACGTCATCACCCTGGAATTGGCACAAAAGAACCTGGCTTCTTACCTCGAACTGGTGTATAAGCTGGATTGGCTATCGCTGCTTCTGGCTGATGCAAAAGGTATCAACTCGGCTGAAATCCCAAACATTAACCGGCTGAAGACTTTCCTGAAGGAAAATCAACAGGCCTGAGTTTATCTGGCATTTTAAATTAAAATTACGTTTTGGAAGTGGCCGGGAGATTCAGAGCAACAGGGTATCAATCCTGTGGGCCTGCACTATTTTCTCGCAGGGCGACCAGGAGAAGATAGTGAAGCGGCCATCCTGAGATGCCACCATCGCCATGCAATCCTGCTGATCGTACACGAACTGTGCGGCTGAGAGGTGGCGCGTCCCACCCATTTTAGCCGGATGTATTTCTTCCGGTTCCACATTCATTACAGGCTCGGTAAGCAGCACTTTGTTCACGGCTCCTTTTCCGTCAACGCGGCCGATTTTAGCGCCAAACGCCAGCACTTCATAGTTGTCGTTAATGATGGTGGCTCCGTCAACCGCAGTGAGGCCCGCAATCAGGTCTATCTCATGATTCAGCACTTCTAGGAGGCCGGGATGCTCTTCCTCAGAGGGATTTTGCTGTAGCAGCCCGGTAAGTCCGCTGAACGAAGGCTGAAGGGGATAACCCATGGGCTGCACGATGGAATGTTGCCATCCGGTGGCATCCAGGGGCGTAACCAGAATGGCGCCTCCACGCTTGTGAGCCCGCATGCTCACCGCCATTTGCACCAGCACATTCACCGAGTTATTCCAAATTGTATTTCCGCTGAATTTGAGCAGAGAAGCCAGCATGGCAGGGCAATCCGGGTCACTGGCCTGTGCTTCGTTCACCAGCTTTACTTGGTCGCCAGTGAGCACGGCTACATTGGCAAACTTCCCGAAACCATGCACCCGTCTGTGTTTCACCACCAGCAACCCCGGTTCAGAAACGTCCAGCACCAGGCAGAAATCTGGAAGGTGGCTGGTGCTGCCCCAGACGTAGAGCTGGTCCTTGTCATGCCAAACGCCAAGGTATATTCCCGAACGTTCCATCCCCGGTGCAATCTTGATGAGTGCCTGTGTAGTGAGCGGCAGACGGTGCTGGAACATAAGCGGATTTCCGGCCTGCTCAGGGTTGACCCAGGCCAGCGAAATGCGCGGAGACAGTCCCTCCTCCCGGCTCAGGCTCGTCCAGAACGATGTGTCAATCATCGTTTCAATGGTTGCAACATCAGGAGGGGAGGAGACATTTTCCGCACCGGAAGCCTGTGCTTCAGCCACAAGCCTTCCGAAATGAGTGTGGA
Coding sequences:
- a CDS encoding N-6 DNA methylase — translated: MKTLDLFENDTFEKVFLNTQWPFDRMRVFDDFLAMMICSVTRNPFSGKSYYEEEYLRYIEPYAKLECRWQFPKLFKVLTDQMTSLSEAGENYDVLGKFYEKHLMPKSSNIFFTPWVICTFMARSSIFHDDEQDDKSKDILDPACGSGRMLMAATRVAKNPLHRYYGVDIDPVCARMTALNLFLSGVFKGEVVCGDTLRPDGFRYGYRIYMNPIGIFKIDKVEKSACWMKMYG
- a CDS encoding type II toxin-antitoxin system PemK/MazF family toxin, whose protein sequence is MDNENTCYNICMLKSSKDFDGWNAKKKTIHEKEVANNLYFYPREIWWCSLGINIGYEVDGKNESYERPVLILKKFGKDTALIVPETTKTKKGDFYHAYRFDETSFYLLLTQARLISTKRLIRKVRTLDPANFHEARIKYASLILSQ
- a CDS encoding tyrosine-type recombinase/integrase: MTHPFDYAIVPMQKTRWTDLWLGLLYFMYRIKDQYQGFYQYLSREGYSYKTIAKHEYFARRAIVPALGDMEVETLTLYDLSKIKLEVSENFNGNITYSQRRALISFRRFMRYIQERGIPTRMNWRDIPFPRRPDSDPDSLTQQEIEYMFSKLNINHFPDLRLRVLFEILLKAGLRISEALSLDIENIDFNNEEIQVQNVKSKKFNWIGIPGATALIEMYLHDRKDDHPALFITTSGYGACKRLDMQGAKSALRRFKKRITLRKPLTFHIWRRTFCTMLLERGVDIKSVQFLARHESPSTTMRYYIAVNQKKAKEQHRKAMNATLYKAGDSLSTAA
- a CDS encoding helix-turn-helix domain-containing protein, whose protein sequence is MEVICLETDAFYHLIEEVVDRIKEKYSIVKERWIVTDEAMNLLGIKSKTTLQKLRDSGEIRYSQPTKKIILYDRESLYSYLENHAKDTF
- the murQ gene encoding N-acetylmuramic acid 6-phosphate etherase, translating into MDEKITEQSSAYRHLEQMSTSDLQKNMNKEDKKVAYAVEEKLPEITNLTEAIYLKMRNGGRLFYIGSGTSGRLGILDASECPPTFGVPQGMVVGIIAGGDAAIRQAQEFAEDDALRGWQDLLEHDISDKDFVLGLSASGTTPYVAGGLKQCQEQGIRTGCITCNPTSPVAMFADYPIEIITGPEFVTGSTRMKAGTAQKLVLNMISTALMVRMGRVRDNKMVDMQLSNKKLIDRGSRMIVELYGIGYDEAREMLLQTGSVRQVIEDLNRQTKE
- a CDS encoding tetratricopeptide repeat protein; this encodes MRFTILFLLLCFPILELAAQKEEVLSLVREGISLHDQGKYDEALVKYEEALKLEENDYTALSEIAITQFMKGDYEGAIATCQKVLRLYPEKKTLANVYVTYGSALDLLGRPDEAIKAYSQGMEKFPDVYLLPFNKGITEFRQKEFEACMESFERAITINPDHASSHRTLAIAAAIRDMRIPAILASLRFLALEPQSTRSAESLEMLMDLMGGNVKKSGRKEITISLNTMTVSSDSTVKVPNDFSSVEIGMYLIEALDQTKEFKKIGKKLGEGGRFSRKLEMLISFLDEQQKDNTGFFWEHYVPYLADMKKAGHAEAYSMMIFSSNNASDKKTKKWVEKNPLAISKFLHWNKTYSWSH
- a CDS encoding bifunctional phosphoglucose/phosphomannose isomerase — protein: MKYQAEDLSAFSKQIRIAVDRYKPHPYERNDIRNVVIAGLGGSGIAGRIARNYLEDEMKVPVEVVSEYKLPGYVGPESLVILSSYSGNTEETLSMYEDAQARGSKLIALSTGGKLLELAEKAGIPFYKADPGYQPRMALGYSLTYLLLILNDFSAQEFEEELLRAAAALENEEPFIKEAKGLMEHFPDKGMTIQVLCDRLTYPVALRFTQQVNENAKGEAFVVPLPETNHNVIESHTGKRHSMFIILNGHDHPRVDLRFTFLKSLLEEKENHVITLELAQKNLASYLELVYKLDWLSLLLADAKGINSAEIPNINRLKTFLKENQQA
- a CDS encoding putative sensor domain DACNV-containing protein; this encodes MKRRSTYEAARIVAPAIHTHFGRLVAEAQASGAENVSSPPDVATIETMIDTSFWTSLSREEGLSPRISLAWVNPEQAGNPLMFQHRLPLTTQALIKIAPGMERSGIYLGVWHDKDQLYVWGSTSHLPDFCLVLDVSEPGLLVVKHRRVHGFGKFANVAVLTGDQVKLVNEAQASDPDCPAMLASLLKFSGNTIWNNSVNVLVQMAVSMRAHKRGGAILVTPLDATGWQHSIVQPMGYPLQPSFSGLTGLLQQNPSEEEHPGLLEVLNHEIDLIAGLTAVDGATIINDNYEVLAFGAKIGRVDGKGAVNKVLLTEPVMNVEPEEIHPAKMGGTRHLSAAQFVYDQQDCMAMVASQDGRFTIFSWSPCEKIVQAHRIDTLLL